A genomic segment from Bradyrhizobium diazoefficiens USDA 110 encodes:
- the fdhF gene encoding formate dehydrogenase subunit alpha, with protein MSLIEEIDFGTPRAKSETMVTLTIDGKEISVPEGTSIMRAAMEAGHQIPKLCATDMVDAFGSCRLCLVEIEGRAGTPASCTTPVMPGLVVHTQTDRLKKLRKGVMELYISDHPLDCLTCGANGDCELQDMAGAVGLRDVRYGYEGENHVFAKSNGEVNAAWMPKDESNPYFAYDPSKCIVCSRCVRACEEVQGTFALTISGRGFDSRVSPGMSESFLGSECVSCGACVQACPTATLTEKSVIEIGQPEHSVVTTCAYCGVGCAFKAEMRGEEVVRMVPYKDGKANRGHSCVKGRFAWGYTNHKERILKPMIRERIEDPWREVSWDEAFSFAAARMRGIQKKYGRDAIGGITSSRCTNEETYLVQKLIRAGFGNNNVDTCARVCHSPTGYGLSQTFGTSAGTQDFDSVENTDVAVVIGANPASAHPVFASRLKKRLRQGAKLIVIDPRRTEMVESPHVKALHLPLMPGTNVAVVTALAHVIVTEGLVNEAFVRERCDWTEFEEWAAFVAQPNNSPEATAILTGVDPKALREAARIYATGGNGAIYYGLGVTEHSQGSTTVIAIANLAMATGNIGRPGVGVNPLRGQNNVQGSCDMGSFPHELPGYRHISGNAVRDQFEALWNVKLNPEPGLRIPNMFDAAIEGTFMGIYVQGEDILQSDPNTSHVVAALAAMECVIVHDLFLNETANYAHVFLPGSSFLEKDGTFTNAERRIQRVRKVMTPKNGMADWEVTIGLAKAMGFEMNYSHPSEIMDEIAALTPTFTGVSYAKLDELGSVQWPCNEKAPEGTPVMHIDGFVRGKGKFIVTEYVATDERTGPRFPLLLTTGRILSQYNVGAQTRRTENVVWHAEDRLEIHPHDAEQRGVRDGDWVRLKSRAGETTLRAEITDRVAPGVVYTTFHHPDTQANVITTDYSDWATNCPEYKVTAVQISPSNGPSDWQKSYDAQARHSRRIAPAEAAE; from the coding sequence ATGTCTCTGATCGAAGAAATCGACTTCGGCACGCCGCGCGCCAAATCGGAAACGATGGTGACGCTGACCATCGACGGCAAGGAGATCTCGGTGCCCGAGGGCACCTCGATCATGCGCGCAGCGATGGAAGCCGGCCACCAGATCCCGAAACTCTGCGCGACCGACATGGTCGATGCATTCGGCTCCTGCCGCCTCTGCCTCGTCGAGATCGAGGGCCGCGCCGGCACGCCGGCATCCTGCACTACGCCCGTGATGCCGGGCCTCGTCGTGCACACCCAGACCGACCGGCTGAAGAAGCTGCGTAAGGGCGTGATGGAGCTCTACATCTCCGATCACCCGCTCGACTGCCTCACCTGCGGCGCCAACGGCGATTGCGAGTTGCAGGACATGGCCGGCGCCGTGGGCCTGCGCGACGTGCGCTACGGCTACGAGGGCGAGAACCACGTCTTCGCGAAATCCAACGGCGAGGTCAACGCCGCCTGGATGCCGAAGGACGAGTCCAACCCCTACTTCGCCTACGATCCCTCCAAGTGCATCGTCTGCTCGCGCTGCGTCCGCGCCTGCGAGGAGGTGCAAGGCACCTTCGCGCTGACGATCTCGGGCCGCGGCTTCGACAGCCGCGTCTCGCCCGGCATGAGCGAGAGCTTCCTCGGCTCCGAATGCGTCTCCTGCGGCGCCTGCGTGCAGGCCTGCCCGACCGCGACGCTGACCGAAAAATCCGTCATCGAGATCGGCCAGCCCGAGCATTCGGTCGTCACAACCTGCGCCTATTGCGGCGTCGGCTGCGCCTTCAAGGCGGAGATGCGCGGCGAGGAAGTCGTGCGCATGGTGCCGTACAAGGACGGCAAGGCCAATCGCGGCCATTCCTGCGTCAAGGGACGCTTCGCCTGGGGCTACACCAACCACAAGGAACGCATCCTCAAGCCGATGATCCGCGAACGGATCGAGGATCCCTGGCGCGAAGTGTCCTGGGATGAGGCGTTCTCCTTCGCCGCCGCCAGGATGCGCGGCATCCAGAAGAAGTACGGTCGCGACGCCATCGGCGGCATCACCTCGTCCCGTTGCACCAACGAAGAGACCTATCTGGTGCAGAAGCTGATCCGGGCCGGCTTCGGCAACAACAATGTCGATACCTGCGCCCGCGTCTGCCACTCGCCGACCGGCTATGGCCTGTCGCAGACCTTCGGCACGTCGGCCGGCACCCAGGACTTCGACTCCGTGGAGAACACCGACGTCGCCGTCGTCATCGGCGCCAATCCGGCCTCCGCACACCCCGTCTTCGCCTCGCGCCTGAAGAAGCGCCTGCGCCAGGGTGCCAAGCTGATCGTGATCGATCCGCGCCGCACCGAGATGGTGGAATCGCCGCATGTGAAGGCGCTGCATCTGCCGCTGATGCCCGGCACCAACGTCGCGGTCGTCACCGCGCTGGCGCATGTCATCGTCACCGAGGGCCTCGTCAACGAAGCCTTCGTGCGCGAGCGCTGCGACTGGACCGAGTTCGAGGAATGGGCCGCCTTCGTCGCCCAGCCGAACAACAGCCCGGAAGCAACGGCGATCCTCACGGGCGTGGACCCCAAGGCGCTGCGCGAAGCGGCCCGCATCTACGCCACCGGCGGCAACGGCGCGATCTATTACGGTCTCGGCGTCACCGAGCACAGCCAGGGTTCGACCACGGTGATCGCGATCGCCAACCTCGCGATGGCGACCGGCAATATCGGCCGTCCCGGCGTCGGCGTGAACCCGTTGCGCGGCCAGAACAACGTGCAGGGCTCCTGCGACATGGGCTCGTTCCCGCACGAGCTGCCCGGCTACCGCCACATCTCGGGCAATGCCGTGCGCGACCAGTTCGAGGCGCTCTGGAACGTCAAGCTCAACCCGGAGCCGGGCCTGCGCATTCCCAACATGTTCGATGCCGCGATCGAGGGCACGTTCATGGGCATCTATGTGCAGGGTGAGGACATCCTCCAGTCCGACCCCAACACCTCGCATGTGGTGGCGGCGCTGGCGGCGATGGAATGCGTGATCGTCCACGACCTGTTCCTGAACGAGACCGCGAACTACGCCCACGTCTTCCTGCCCGGCTCGAGCTTCCTCGAGAAGGACGGCACCTTTACCAACGCTGAACGCCGCATCCAGCGCGTGCGCAAGGTGATGACGCCGAAGAACGGCATGGCCGACTGGGAAGTCACCATCGGCCTTGCCAAGGCCATGGGCTTCGAGATGAACTACAGCCACCCGTCCGAGATCATGGACGAGATCGCGGCGCTGACGCCGACCTTCACCGGCGTCTCCTATGCCAAGCTCGACGAGCTCGGCTCGGTGCAGTGGCCGTGCAACGAGAAGGCGCCCGAGGGCACGCCGGTGATGCATATCGACGGCTTCGTCCGCGGCAAGGGCAAGTTCATCGTCACCGAATATGTCGCGACCGACGAGCGGACCGGCCCACGTTTCCCGCTGCTGCTCACCACGGGGCGCATCCTCAGCCAGTACAATGTCGGCGCGCAGACAAGGCGGACCGAGAACGTGGTCTGGCATGCCGAGGACCGGCTGGAGATCCACCCGCACGATGCCGAGCAGCGCGGCGTGCGCGACGGCGACTGGGTGCGGCTGAAGAGCCGCGCGGGCGAGACCACGCTGCGCGCGGAGATCACCGATCGCGTCGCGCCGGGCGTCGTCTACACCACCTTCCACCACCCGGACACGCAGGCCAACGTCATCACGACGGACTATTCGGACTGGGCGACCAACTGTCCCGAATACAAGGTCACGGCGGTGCAGATCTCGCCGTCGAACGGCCCGTCCGACTGGCAGAAGTCCTATGACGCGCAGGCGCGGCACTCCCGCCGCATCGCGCCCGCCGAGGCTGCGGAGTAA
- a CDS encoding sensor histidine kinase: MTAFGKLIRTTAFRLTLVYLFLFAIFAASLLAYFAWNTRRLITEEITQTVNAETSEINEIYGRRGLVGLVRAIEYRALRPGANLYLVTTPTGQAVAGNVGSLAPGVMATRGWTETAYRRIEDADERDHRALVRVTELENGFRLLIGRDLAERRRLFGIVAKAAQWSVLIVVVLGLGGGVFVARRVLRRIDAMSGTAHRIMTGDLSERLPVGRSGDELDRLAENLNAMLERIEALMAGLKEVSDNIAHDLKTPLTRLRNRAEEALAKSGCEADYRAALERTIEESDGLIRTFNALLMIARAESGQARGNMDDFDAADVAGGIHELYEPLAEDDGMTLKVKADPTPVHGNRELISQALANLVENAIKYGKPVTQAGGTVVSMDSGQIMIEAKREGDQVLLSVTDRGPGIPEADRKHAVERFVRLEASRTLPGSGLGLSLASAVATLHGGELRLGDAHPGLVATLVLPARAGAGDRVAPPIPDVPQKVA; the protein is encoded by the coding sequence GTGACGGCATTCGGTAAACTGATCCGCACCACGGCATTCCGGCTGACGCTAGTCTACCTGTTTCTGTTCGCGATTTTCGCAGCCTCGCTGCTCGCCTATTTCGCCTGGAATACGCGGCGGCTCATCACCGAGGAAATCACGCAGACGGTGAATGCCGAGACCTCGGAGATCAACGAGATCTACGGCCGCCGCGGCCTCGTCGGCCTCGTGCGCGCGATCGAGTATCGGGCGCTGCGGCCGGGTGCCAATCTTTACCTCGTGACGACGCCGACGGGGCAGGCGGTGGCCGGCAATGTCGGCTCGCTGGCGCCGGGCGTGATGGCAACGCGCGGCTGGACCGAGACGGCCTATCGGCGGATCGAGGACGCCGACGAGCGCGATCACCGCGCGCTCGTGCGCGTCACCGAACTCGAAAACGGCTTCCGGCTGCTGATCGGCCGCGACCTCGCCGAGCGGCGTCGTCTGTTCGGCATCGTCGCCAAGGCCGCGCAATGGTCAGTCCTGATCGTGGTCGTGCTCGGGCTCGGCGGCGGCGTCTTCGTCGCGCGCAGAGTGCTCAGGCGCATCGACGCGATGAGCGGCACGGCGCACCGCATCATGACCGGCGATCTCAGCGAGCGCCTGCCGGTGGGGCGCAGCGGCGACGAGCTCGACCGCCTCGCCGAAAACCTCAATGCCATGCTGGAGCGCATCGAGGCGCTGATGGCGGGGCTGAAGGAGGTCTCCGACAATATCGCCCACGATCTCAAGACGCCGCTGACACGCTTGCGCAACCGCGCCGAGGAGGCGTTGGCGAAATCGGGCTGCGAGGCCGACTACCGCGCCGCGCTGGAGCGGACCATCGAGGAATCCGACGGGCTGATCCGCACCTTCAACGCGCTGCTGATGATCGCGCGCGCCGAGTCCGGCCAGGCGCGCGGCAACATGGACGATTTCGACGCCGCCGATGTCGCGGGCGGCATCCACGAGCTCTACGAGCCGCTCGCCGAAGACGACGGCATGACCCTGAAGGTCAAGGCCGATCCGACGCCGGTTCACGGCAACCGTGAGCTGATCAGCCAGGCGCTCGCCAATCTGGTCGAGAATGCCATCAAATACGGCAAGCCGGTCACGCAGGCCGGCGGAACCGTGGTCAGCATGGACTCTGGGCAGATCATGATCGAGGCGAAGCGCGAGGGCGACCAGGTGCTGCTGAGCGTCACCGATCGCGGCCCCGGTATTCCGGAAGCCGACCGCAAACATGCTGTCGAACGATTCGTCCGGCTTGAAGCTAGCCGCACGCTGCCGGGCTCCGGCCTCGGCCTCAGCCTTGCCTCCGCAGTTGCGACGCTCCATGGCGGAGAATTGCGGCTGGGCGATGCCCATCCCGGCCTCGTCGCCACGCTGGTGCTGCCGGCGCGCGCGGGCGCGGGCGACAGGGTTGCTCCTCCAATACCGGATGTGCCACAGAAGGTGGCATGA
- a CDS encoding bifunctional [glutamine synthetase] adenylyltransferase/[glutamine synthetase]-adenylyl-L-tyrosine phosphorylase, which translates to MNHSAPGNADKHGESLAARFAEAPHIAASTTDERRFESWLAELEPAQSARLEALLVQPFGRNILVGIAEFSPYLFDLVRADPLRLIRLLECDPDTHLAALIAEARGAVLAAPDEAEVMRLLRRMKAEAALLTALCDIGGVWPVMRVTSALTDVAVSSVQAALQYLLRQEAARGKLFPPNPEAPEEGCGLIVLAMGKMGAGELNYSSDIDLIVFFDPDATTLAPDIEPQPFFVRVTQGMARILQQRTYDGYVFRVDLRLRPDPSSTQVAISRDAALHYYEREGRTWERAAMIKARACAGDARAGEALLAEIAPFVWRKHLDFAALADVHDMKRQMQTYRGQSEVAVEGHNVKVGRGGIREIEFFAQTQQLIAGGRHPELRVRPTLAALDVLASSNWITLAARDELARAYEFLRRVEHRLQMVADEQTHALPDDREAVERFARFFGYPDREAFARDLLRQLEIVQGHYEKLFEGDDPTGTAKLPALDYSAGPDDPRLFQHLTTLGFKKPAAVAQTVRDWITGDYRVFRNEATRSAFIEFVPALIDGLALAEEPDRAVVAFDQFLGALQRGGRLITLLGQNRDLVALVALVLGAAPRLGEMLARQPQLMDGLIDPRFFGAMPDRRELSGRLAATVQDAASYEEFLDRLRLFGQESLFLIGTRILSGTVSAQQASTAFADVAEGVVHTVHDLVADRFAAQHGRIKGQETAIIAMGRLGSREMTASSDLDLILLYDFDSENPDSDGPKSLQGAHYFARFTQRLISAFTTRTNYGVLYEIDMRLRPSGRAGPVASSLASFADYQANEAWTWEHMALTRARVVSASAEFGERIAGVIRDVLTRRRDPATIANDVADMRRAIAQEKGETDYWDLKYAAGGMIDIDFIAQYLQLVHAHHKPDILDVSTLQVLDNAARLGVLPQSEAEILRAAARLYHDLTQILRLCVSDRFKPETAGTDLQRVMARAGDAPDFSSLEARVKETQSEVRRVFRALLEGTSPASAR; encoded by the coding sequence ATGAACCACTCCGCGCCGGGAAACGCGGACAAGCATGGTGAGAGCCTGGCCGCACGCTTCGCGGAGGCTCCCCATATTGCCGCTTCCACAACCGACGAACGACGTTTTGAAAGCTGGCTGGCCGAGCTCGAGCCGGCACAATCGGCTCGTCTCGAAGCGCTGCTGGTTCAGCCCTTCGGCCGGAATATCCTCGTCGGCATCGCGGAATTCTCGCCCTATCTGTTCGATCTGGTGCGCGCCGATCCGCTGCGCCTGATCCGGCTGCTCGAATGCGATCCGGATACTCATCTCGCCGCACTGATCGCGGAGGCGAGGGGCGCGGTGCTCGCGGCACCTGACGAGGCCGAGGTGATGCGGCTGCTTCGCCGCATGAAGGCGGAGGCGGCGCTCCTGACCGCGTTGTGCGACATCGGCGGGGTATGGCCGGTGATGCGGGTGACGTCGGCGCTGACCGATGTCGCGGTCTCCTCCGTGCAGGCGGCGCTCCAGTACCTGCTGCGGCAGGAAGCCGCACGAGGAAAGCTTTTCCCGCCTAATCCCGAGGCACCGGAAGAGGGCTGCGGCCTGATCGTGCTCGCGATGGGCAAGATGGGGGCGGGCGAGCTGAACTATTCCAGCGACATCGACCTCATCGTGTTCTTCGACCCTGACGCCACGACGCTGGCGCCGGATATCGAGCCGCAGCCGTTTTTCGTCCGCGTGACGCAAGGCATGGCGCGCATTCTCCAGCAGCGTACCTATGACGGCTATGTCTTCCGCGTCGATCTGCGCCTGCGCCCCGATCCGTCCTCGACGCAGGTGGCGATCTCACGGGACGCCGCGCTGCATTACTACGAGCGGGAAGGGCGCACCTGGGAACGCGCCGCGATGATCAAGGCGCGCGCCTGTGCCGGCGATGCCAGGGCAGGCGAGGCGCTGCTCGCCGAGATCGCCCCCTTCGTCTGGCGCAAGCATCTCGACTTCGCCGCGCTTGCCGACGTCCACGACATGAAGCGGCAGATGCAGACCTATCGCGGCCAGAGTGAGGTCGCGGTCGAAGGCCACAACGTCAAGGTCGGCCGCGGCGGCATCCGCGAGATCGAGTTTTTCGCGCAGACCCAGCAGCTGATCGCCGGCGGCCGCCATCCGGAATTGCGGGTGCGGCCGACGCTCGCCGCGCTCGATGTGCTCGCCAGCAGCAACTGGATCACCCTTGCGGCGCGCGACGAGCTCGCCAGGGCGTACGAATTCCTGCGCCGGGTCGAGCATCGCCTCCAGATGGTCGCCGACGAGCAGACCCATGCGCTGCCCGACGACAGGGAAGCGGTCGAGCGCTTTGCCCGGTTCTTCGGCTATCCGGATCGCGAGGCCTTTGCGCGCGACCTGCTGCGGCAGCTCGAGATCGTGCAGGGGCACTACGAGAAGCTGTTCGAGGGCGATGACCCGACCGGCACGGCAAAGCTGCCGGCGCTCGACTACAGTGCAGGTCCCGACGATCCGCGCCTGTTCCAGCACCTGACGACGCTCGGTTTCAAGAAGCCTGCCGCCGTGGCGCAGACCGTGCGAGACTGGATCACGGGCGACTATCGCGTGTTCCGCAACGAGGCGACGCGAAGCGCCTTCATCGAATTCGTGCCGGCCCTGATCGACGGCCTCGCCCTCGCCGAGGAGCCGGACCGCGCCGTCGTGGCGTTCGATCAATTCCTTGGGGCGCTCCAGCGTGGCGGCCGGCTGATCACGCTGCTTGGCCAGAACCGCGATCTCGTCGCGCTCGTGGCGCTGGTGCTGGGCGCGGCGCCGCGGCTCGGCGAGATGCTGGCGCGGCAGCCGCAGCTCATGGATGGGTTGATCGATCCGCGCTTCTTCGGCGCGATGCCGGACAGGCGGGAATTGTCCGGGCGGCTCGCCGCCACCGTGCAGGATGCCGCCTCATATGAGGAATTCCTCGATCGCCTGCGCCTGTTCGGGCAGGAGAGCCTGTTCCTGATCGGCACGCGCATCCTCTCCGGCACGGTCTCGGCGCAGCAGGCGAGCACGGCCTTTGCCGACGTCGCCGAAGGCGTCGTCCACACAGTGCATGACCTCGTTGCCGATCGCTTTGCCGCCCAGCACGGCCGGATCAAGGGGCAGGAGACGGCGATCATCGCGATGGGCCGGCTCGGCAGCCGCGAAATGACCGCGTCGTCCGATCTCGACCTGATCCTGCTGTACGATTTCGACAGCGAGAATCCGGACTCGGACGGGCCGAAATCGCTTCAGGGCGCGCATTATTTCGCGCGCTTCACCCAGCGCCTGATCAGCGCCTTCACGACGCGCACCAATTACGGCGTGCTCTATGAGATCGACATGCGGCTGCGCCCGTCGGGGCGGGCCGGCCCGGTGGCCTCGAGCCTTGCCTCCTTCGCGGATTATCAGGCCAACGAGGCCTGGACCTGGGAGCACATGGCACTGACGCGTGCCCGCGTGGTGTCGGCATCGGCTGAATTCGGCGAGCGGATCGCGGGCGTCATCCGCGATGTCCTGACCCGCCGCCGCGATCCTGCCACCATCGCCAACGACGTCGCCGACATGCGGCGCGCGATCGCGCAGGAGAAGGGCGAGACCGACTATTGGGATCTCAAATATGCCGCCGGCGGCATGATCGACATCGATTTCATCGCGCAATATCTCCAGCTCGTGCATGCCCATCACAAGCCGGATATTCTCGACGTCAGCACGCTTCAGGTGCTGGACAATGCGGCGAGGCTCGGCGTGCTGCCGCAGTCGGAGGCCGAGATCCTGCGTGCCGCGGCGCGGCTCTATCACGACCTGACGCAGATCCTGCGGCTCTGCGTCAGCGACCGCTTCAAGCCGGAAACCGCCGGCACCGATCTCCAACGCGTGATGGCGCGTGCCGGCGACGCGCCGGATTTCTCGTCGCTGGAGGCGCGTGTGAAGGAGACGCAGAGCGAGGTGCGGCGCGTGTTCAGGGCGTTGCTGGAAGGGACGTCGCCGGCTTCAGCGAGGTGA
- the fdhD gene encoding formate dehydrogenase accessory sulfurtransferase FdhD, whose amino-acid sequence MHVPVQAIDREIWRHSVASEGTRLIPEETPLALTYNGGTYAVMMGTPQNLEDFAVGFSLSEGIVRSVDDIRSLEIVRLDDGIELRMWLAPDQAARISERRRHIAGPTGCGICGIESIAEAVRPAAVVPPGQNFTPEQIMTAMQAIAPLQSINMQTRAVHAAAFWSPAGNIVALREDVGRHNALDKLAGALARSRTDARGGMVLLTSRVSVEMVQKTAAIGAPLMVAVSAPTALAVRTAEAAGITLIAIARQDGFEVFTHGGRIVACHATEVADVA is encoded by the coding sequence ATGCACGTGCCGGTCCAGGCCATCGACCGCGAAATCTGGCGCCACAGCGTTGCGTCCGAAGGCACACGGCTGATCCCCGAGGAGACGCCGCTGGCGCTGACCTACAATGGCGGCACCTACGCCGTCATGATGGGGACGCCGCAAAACCTCGAGGACTTCGCAGTCGGCTTCAGCCTCAGCGAAGGCATCGTCAGATCGGTCGACGACATCCGGTCGCTCGAAATAGTCCGCCTCGACGACGGCATCGAGCTGCGCATGTGGCTTGCGCCGGACCAAGCCGCGCGCATCAGCGAACGGCGGCGTCATATCGCCGGCCCGACCGGCTGCGGCATCTGCGGCATCGAGTCCATTGCAGAAGCCGTGCGGCCTGCGGCCGTCGTGCCGCCGGGGCAGAACTTCACGCCCGAGCAGATCATGACGGCGATGCAGGCCATCGCACCGCTGCAATCGATCAACATGCAAACCCGCGCCGTTCACGCCGCCGCGTTCTGGTCTCCTGCCGGCAACATCGTAGCGCTGCGCGAGGATGTCGGCCGCCACAACGCGCTTGACAAGCTTGCCGGTGCGCTGGCGCGCAGCCGGACGGATGCGCGCGGCGGCATGGTGCTGCTGACGAGCCGCGTCTCGGTCGAGATGGTGCAGAAGACCGCCGCGATAGGCGCCCCGCTGATGGTCGCGGTCTCCGCGCCGACCGCGCTCGCGGTCCGCACCGCGGAAGCCGCCGGCATCACGCTGATCGCCATTGCCCGGCAAGACGGGTTCGAAGTGTTTACGCATGGCGGCCGCATCGTCGCCTGCCATGCCACGGAGGTTGCCGATGTCGCCTGA
- a CDS encoding response regulator transcription factor, whose amino-acid sequence MRLLIIEDDRESADYLVKAFREVGHIADHAPDGEEGLAMAENGDYDVLVVDRMLPKRDGLSLIGALRDKGNTAPVLILSALGQVDDRIKGLRAGGDDYLPKPYSFAELLARVEVLSRRRGGPAEDTLYRVGDLELDRLSHRVARGKDELTLQPREFRLLEYLMKHAGQVVTRTMLLENVWDYHFDPQTNVIDVHISRLRSKIDKGFERPLLHTIRGAGYMIRDGIR is encoded by the coding sequence ATGCGCCTCCTCATCATTGAAGACGACCGCGAATCCGCCGACTACCTCGTGAAGGCGTTTCGCGAAGTCGGACACATTGCCGACCACGCCCCCGACGGCGAGGAAGGCCTCGCCATGGCCGAGAACGGGGACTACGACGTGCTGGTGGTCGACCGCATGCTGCCCAAGCGCGACGGCTTGTCGTTGATCGGCGCGCTGCGCGACAAGGGCAACACCGCGCCGGTGCTGATTCTCTCCGCGCTCGGGCAGGTCGACGACCGCATCAAGGGCCTGCGCGCCGGCGGCGACGACTATCTGCCCAAGCCCTATTCCTTCGCCGAGCTCCTGGCGCGGGTCGAGGTGCTGTCGCGCCGCCGCGGCGGCCCGGCGGAGGACACGCTCTATCGTGTCGGCGATCTCGAGCTCGACCGGCTCTCCCATCGCGTCGCCCGCGGCAAGGACGAATTGACGCTTCAGCCGCGCGAATTCCGCCTGCTCGAATACCTCATGAAGCACGCCGGCCAGGTGGTGACGCGCACCATGCTGTTGGAGAACGTCTGGGACTATCATTTCGATCCGCAGACCAACGTGATCGACGTGCACATTTCGCGGCTGCGCTCCAAGATCGACAAGGGTTTTGAGCGGCCGCTGCTGCACACGATCCGCGGCGCCGGGTATATGATCCGTGACGGCATTCGGTAA
- a CDS encoding formate dehydrogenase subunit delta, which produces MSPDRLIYMANQIGRFFQSQGHDKAVPGIAEHIKKFWDPRMKRAIFAHLDAGGVGLEPNVREALTSLKPATSLPATP; this is translated from the coding sequence ATGTCGCCTGACCGCCTGATCTACATGGCCAACCAGATCGGCAGGTTCTTCCAGAGCCAGGGCCACGACAAGGCCGTGCCGGGAATCGCCGAGCATATCAAGAAGTTCTGGGATCCCCGGATGAAGCGCGCGATCTTCGCCCATCTCGACGCCGGCGGCGTGGGCCTGGAGCCCAATGTCCGCGAGGCCCTCACCTCGCTGAAGCCGGCGACGTCCCTTCCAGCAACGCCCTGA
- a CDS encoding formate dehydrogenase beta subunit, giving the protein MSMRLFVSRDAGALAVGADEVALALEQAAAKRGVAVEIIRTGSRGMYWLEPLVEVATPQGRIAFGPVTETDVPSLLDALASNTPHLLRLGATDEIPWLKRQTRLTFARCGVIDPRSLEDYRAHGGYKGLERALSLGSEAILTEVTASGLRGRGGAGFPTGIKWKTVAQAKADRKFIVCNADEGDSGTFADRMIMEGDPFLVIEGMTTAGITVGATKGYIYIRSEYPHAVEAMKAAIQAAKRGGYLGDKIGGSTYSFDLEVRVGAGAYVCGEETSLLESLEGRRGIVRAKPPLPAHHGLFGKPTVINNVLSFAAIPFILAEGAKAYADFGMGRSRGTMPIQLAGNIRHGGLYETAFGVTLGELVDDIGGGTFTGRPVRAVQVGGPLGAYFPRALFDTPFDYEAFAARDGLIGHGGIVVFDDSVDMRRQARFAMEFCAVESCGKCTPCRIGSTRGVETIEKIINGERVSENLALVEDLCNTMKFGSLCALGGFTPYPVLSALKHFREDFVPAPTTLQAAE; this is encoded by the coding sequence ATGAGCATGCGTCTCTTCGTCTCACGCGACGCGGGTGCGTTGGCCGTCGGCGCCGACGAGGTTGCGCTGGCGCTGGAACAGGCTGCGGCCAAGCGCGGCGTCGCCGTCGAGATCATCAGGACCGGCTCGCGGGGCATGTACTGGCTGGAGCCGCTGGTCGAGGTCGCGACGCCGCAGGGCCGGATCGCGTTCGGCCCGGTCACCGAGACCGATGTACCCTCCCTGCTCGACGCCCTCGCCAGCAATACGCCGCATCTGCTGCGGTTAGGGGCGACCGACGAGATTCCCTGGCTGAAGCGCCAGACCCGCCTCACCTTCGCCCGCTGCGGCGTGATCGATCCGCGCTCGCTCGAGGACTACCGCGCCCACGGTGGCTACAAAGGGCTGGAGCGCGCGCTGTCGCTCGGCTCGGAGGCCATCCTCACCGAGGTCACCGCATCGGGCCTGCGCGGCCGCGGCGGCGCGGGCTTTCCGACCGGCATCAAATGGAAGACGGTTGCCCAGGCCAAGGCCGACCGCAAGTTCATCGTCTGCAACGCCGACGAAGGCGACAGCGGTACCTTCGCCGACCGCATGATCATGGAAGGCGATCCCTTCCTGGTGATCGAGGGCATGACCACCGCCGGCATCACCGTCGGCGCGACCAAGGGCTACATCTACATTCGCAGCGAATATCCGCACGCGGTCGAGGCGATGAAGGCCGCGATCCAGGCTGCGAAGCGCGGCGGTTATCTCGGCGACAAGATCGGCGGCTCGACCTACAGCTTCGACCTCGAAGTCCGCGTCGGCGCCGGAGCCTATGTCTGCGGCGAGGAAACGTCGCTGCTGGAGAGCCTCGAAGGCCGCCGCGGCATCGTGCGCGCCAAGCCGCCCCTGCCGGCCCATCACGGCCTGTTCGGCAAGCCGACCGTGATCAACAACGTGCTGTCGTTCGCGGCGATCCCCTTCATCCTCGCCGAAGGCGCCAAGGCCTATGCCGATTTCGGCATGGGCCGCTCGCGCGGCACGATGCCGATCCAGCTCGCCGGCAATATCCGCCATGGCGGCCTGTACGAGACCGCCTTCGGCGTGACGCTGGGCGAGCTTGTCGACGACATCGGCGGCGGCACGTTCACGGGCCGCCCGGTCCGTGCGGTGCAGGTCGGCGGGCCCCTTGGCGCTTACTTCCCCCGCGCGCTGTTCGACACGCCGTTCGACTACGAGGCCTTTGCTGCGCGTGACGGGCTGATCGGCCACGGCGGCATCGTCGTGTTCGACGACAGCGTCGACATGCGCAGGCAGGCGCGCTTCGCGATGGAATTCTGCGCCGTCGAATCCTGCGGCAAGTGCACGCCCTGCCGGATCGGCTCGACCCGCGGCGTCGAGACCATCGAGAAGATCATCAACGGCGAACGCGTCAGCGAAAACCTCGCGCTCGTCGAAGACCTCTGCAACACCATGAAATTCGGCTCGCTCTGCGCGCTCGGCGGCTTCACGCCCTATCCTGTGCTCAGCGCATTGAAGCACTTCCGGGAGGACTTCGTCCCGGCGCCGACCACGCTTCAGGCCGCGGAATAG